The following are from one region of the Apostichopus japonicus isolate 1M-3 chromosome 17, ASM3797524v1, whole genome shotgun sequence genome:
- the LOC139984722 gene encoding uncharacterized protein isoform X1, with protein MQGAATLCCMQARTVNLTYVRESARYPCCTITMRAVEMDFGSLGQVANEDREEAMAEQEADVQQRKKRARGESPSMTNKSPVSVRRADLQQRRKRARGESRSMTNKSPVCRKYIKWSESASKCVVENFECYTKGLAEKKLPSRNEIEDFLEEGAIDHMFDW; from the exons atgcagggagctgctactctctGCTGTATGCAAGCAAGAACGGTTAACCTTACTTATGTTCGCGAATCGGCGCGGTATCCATGTTGCACTATCACAATGAGAGCCGTCGAGATGGACTTTGGAAGCCTAG GGCAGGTTGCGAATGAAGACCGAGAAGAGGCAATGG CAGAACAGGAGGCTGATGttcaacagagaaaaaaaagagcaagAGGAGAATCCCCATCCATGACCAACAAGTCACCTGTAT CAGTGCGGAGGGCTGATTTACAACAGAGAAGAAAGAGAGCAAGAGGAGAATCCCGATCCATGACCAACAAGTCACCTGTAT GTAGGAAATACATTAAATGGAGTGAAAGTGCTTCAAAGTGTGTGGTGGAAAATTTTGAATGTTACACCAAAGGACTTGCAGAAAAGAAGCTCCCAA GTCGCAATGAGATTGAAGATTTTCTGGAGGAAGGAGCAATAGACCATATGTTTGATTGGTAG
- the LOC139984722 gene encoding uncharacterized protein isoform X4 → MQGAATLCCMQARTVNLTYVRESARYPCCTITMRAVEMDFGSLGQVANEDREEAMEQEADVQQRKKRARGESPSMTNKSPVLRRADLQQRRKRARGESRSMTNKSPVCRKYIKWSESASKCVVENFECYTKGLAEKKLPSRNEIEDFLEEGAIDHMFDW, encoded by the exons atgcagggagctgctactctctGCTGTATGCAAGCAAGAACGGTTAACCTTACTTATGTTCGCGAATCGGCGCGGTATCCATGTTGCACTATCACAATGAGAGCCGTCGAGATGGACTTTGGAAGCCTAG GGCAGGTTGCGAATGAAGACCGAGAAGAGGCAATGG AACAGGAGGCTGATGttcaacagagaaaaaaaagagcaagAGGAGAATCCCCATCCATGACCAACAAGTCACCTGTAT TGCGGAGGGCTGATTTACAACAGAGAAGAAAGAGAGCAAGAGGAGAATCCCGATCCATGACCAACAAGTCACCTGTAT GTAGGAAATACATTAAATGGAGTGAAAGTGCTTCAAAGTGTGTGGTGGAAAATTTTGAATGTTACACCAAAGGACTTGCAGAAAAGAAGCTCCCAA GTCGCAATGAGATTGAAGATTTTCTGGAGGAAGGAGCAATAGACCATATGTTTGATTGGTAG
- the LOC139984722 gene encoding uncharacterized protein isoform X3: MQGAATLCCMQARTVNLTYVRESARYPCCTITMRAVEMDFGSLGQVANEDREEAMAEQEADVQQRKKRARGESPSMTNKSPVLRRADLQQRRKRARGESRSMTNKSPVCRKYIKWSESASKCVVENFECYTKGLAEKKLPSRNEIEDFLEEGAIDHMFDW, from the exons atgcagggagctgctactctctGCTGTATGCAAGCAAGAACGGTTAACCTTACTTATGTTCGCGAATCGGCGCGGTATCCATGTTGCACTATCACAATGAGAGCCGTCGAGATGGACTTTGGAAGCCTAG GGCAGGTTGCGAATGAAGACCGAGAAGAGGCAATGG CAGAACAGGAGGCTGATGttcaacagagaaaaaaaagagcaagAGGAGAATCCCCATCCATGACCAACAAGTCACCTGTAT TGCGGAGGGCTGATTTACAACAGAGAAGAAAGAGAGCAAGAGGAGAATCCCGATCCATGACCAACAAGTCACCTGTAT GTAGGAAATACATTAAATGGAGTGAAAGTGCTTCAAAGTGTGTGGTGGAAAATTTTGAATGTTACACCAAAGGACTTGCAGAAAAGAAGCTCCCAA GTCGCAATGAGATTGAAGATTTTCTGGAGGAAGGAGCAATAGACCATATGTTTGATTGGTAG
- the LOC139984722 gene encoding uncharacterized protein isoform X2 — MQGAATLCCMQARTVNLTYVRESARYPCCTITMRAVEMDFGSLGQVANEDREEAMEQEADVQQRKKRARGESPSMTNKSPVSVRRADLQQRRKRARGESRSMTNKSPVCRKYIKWSESASKCVVENFECYTKGLAEKKLPSRNEIEDFLEEGAIDHMFDW, encoded by the exons atgcagggagctgctactctctGCTGTATGCAAGCAAGAACGGTTAACCTTACTTATGTTCGCGAATCGGCGCGGTATCCATGTTGCACTATCACAATGAGAGCCGTCGAGATGGACTTTGGAAGCCTAG GGCAGGTTGCGAATGAAGACCGAGAAGAGGCAATGG AACAGGAGGCTGATGttcaacagagaaaaaaaagagcaagAGGAGAATCCCCATCCATGACCAACAAGTCACCTGTAT CAGTGCGGAGGGCTGATTTACAACAGAGAAGAAAGAGAGCAAGAGGAGAATCCCGATCCATGACCAACAAGTCACCTGTAT GTAGGAAATACATTAAATGGAGTGAAAGTGCTTCAAAGTGTGTGGTGGAAAATTTTGAATGTTACACCAAAGGACTTGCAGAAAAGAAGCTCCCAA GTCGCAATGAGATTGAAGATTTTCTGGAGGAAGGAGCAATAGACCATATGTTTGATTGGTAG
- the LOC139954695 gene encoding G2/M phase-specific E3 ubiquitin-protein ligase-like translates to MMCDAQGTSEEKLKIRDVTDEEVVQNLQMISDSTTQEDMDRVVENVGQWAAGRGCLEIFGAKVADKDNIIQRLLQQHVFYGCKAAIDQLQEGLGSVGGLWDLCKAQSRPYKKLFVAGISSPLTYMGMKKLFTINWVDDVDRRVEKEEEEDTVYCWEQFLRQSERGECSMVIGEDGAAATSVIGLNHVLRFVSGAGVVPPTGFHKQLEISFFTPVQGRRNFPTSSTCGLELHLPRGISDLEIFKRDMMEAILGSPGFGKI, encoded by the exons ATGATGTGTGACGCACAAGGAACATCAGAGGAAAAACTGAAAATCCGTGATGTCACAGATGAAGAAGTTGTACAAAACCTGCAAATG ATTAGTGACAGCACCACCCAGGAAGACATGGACCGCGTTGTGGAAAACGTTGGCCAATGGGCAGCGGGCCGAGGATGCCTGGAAATTTTCGGTGCAAAAGTGGCCGACAAAGACAACATTATTCAGCGCCTCTTGCAGCAGCACGTGTTTTATGG atgTAAGGCTGCAATAGACCAGCTGCAGGAAGGCTTGGGCAGCGTGGGAGGACTTTGGGACCTATGCAAAGCCCAAAGCAGGCCTTACAAGAAACTTTTTGTGGCGGGAATATCAAGTCCCTTGACGTATATGGGGATGAAAAAACTATTCACAATTAACTGGGTAGATGATGTCGACCGCCGTGTGGaaaaggaggaggaagaagacaCGGTGTACTGTTGGGAACAGTTTCTACGACAGAGTGAAA GGGGTGAATGTTCTATGGTAATCGGCGAGGACGGAGCAGCTGCCACCTCCGTCATTGGGCTGAACCACGTATTGAGGTTTGTGTCAGGAGCCGGTGTGGTGCCACCGACTGGATTCCACAAACAGTTGGAAATAAGCTTTTTTACACCGGTTCAAGGAAGGAGGAATTTCCCTACATCATCAACTTGTGGACTGGAACTCCATTTACCCAGAGGAATTTCCGACCTTGAGATTTTCAAGAGGGACATGATGGAGGCAATTTTAGGTTCCCCTGGATTCGGGAAAATTTga